The genomic region gatagatagatagatagatagagagatagatagatagatagatagatagatagatagatagatagatagatagacggacggacggatggatgggcaaatagatagatggacgggcggacgaatggatggatggatgaatagatggatgaatagacgGATAGATATACTTAATTGATCCCATGAGAAATTCTTGTTATGTTGATTTGCTGTGAAAGTAAAACTACTTAGTAACTTTTTGAAATCTAATGCAGGTAAATGAGAAAGTCATGGAGGCAGCGCTCAGTCCAGACATGCTGGCCACTGATCTGGCTTATTACCTCGTCAGGAAAGGAGTAAGTGAATCGTCTCGCACCTGTGCTGTacctgtgatgtacctgtgatgtacctgtgatgtacctgtgCTGTTGTAATATTGAGAGTGTTCATTAAAAGAAATGATCTATGTGTTTGTTGTAGATGCCTTTTAGAGAAGCCCATGGCTGCTCAGGAAAAGCTGTGTATCAGGCTGAGTCTAAAGGTGTCCCACTGAACCAGCTTACTGTGGAAGACCTCCATACTGCCAGGTCagcattcaaacacacacacacacacagatagatgaaattttaatgaaatgcatgcatgtttattttatttagcttcCATATCCATCCTTGTTGTGTTCTTGTTAGGTCAGTTGGGCACAGTCCACTCTCCATACTAAATACAATACTCCAATATTAAAATCAGCAGCTGACAAAAAGTGAACCTCTTTAACTGTTAATAATCCAtgccccccaccccccagtACAAATTCACTGTATTGTATGAGTGTAATAACAGGAAAACTATTACTGCaggtgaataaatgaatgaaaaatcacTGCAATGGAGTGAGGAAGGAGGCATAGTGGTTTATCTGAAAATCTGACCCCGATTCTCTTCCCTCTCCTTTTATCCAGTCCTCTGTTTGACAGCGACGTGTCCTCAGTGTGGGACTACacgagcagtgtggagcagtacAGCGCCCCTGGTGGCACAGCACGGAGTAGCGTTACAGCACAGATAGAGCACATGAGAGCCTGGCTGAAGGTCCACAGCGTATAACTGCTCATGCGACCGTAACGTACACCATCAGAAAATTACAATCATTCATCAACATTAGCATATTTTCAAATGCAGGACGTTTTCAAGGAAACAACATTTTTACCGCATCCCACAGGCTCTGTCAGAATCCTATACGGTTACAATAACATGTTACTGCATACAAGATTTTTGGGATTACTTAAATAAttaatctaataaataaataatttgattatagagacacaaagaaataaagaagctTTAAAATAACATATTTCGAGTAGCTAGTAATTACCCAAGACATATCATCATAGCACATGTAAGTCATGTGGTTTAAAATCCCAGCACCCTCCAATAGCTTCCCACATCTCTAATGGTGTTGCCGCTCCTTTTCTTTCCACATTCATCCTAAAGCAAAGCATTCTctaaattctttctttgtggGATTTTGGTGCAAGTTTTTAATCATAttgcaaacaaatgaataaagatAAGAATATTCCAGTTTCGTACTACACTATTATCTCTGAAAATCTACATGTATTGTGATTCTTTTGGATTTTTATCCTGAAATTGTACATTATGTGAATATACCCTCTATCAGCAGTAAGATACAGaggagacacagacacagaaagactgGTCCTGATGATGTACAGGAACATGCCGTGGATTTGTACACTGTGCGTCCATTCAGCTTCTGCACTGGGCGGAAGTTTTGAACCATGGGCTTTCCCCTCTCAAACCACATCTGCCTGGTTATGTTCACCAGCTGTGGAACACATACAAAACAAAGAATAGTGGTGAGATCTTCTCATAGTGGTTCGAGGAACCTTCCAGTGCTGATGATGCTTTCTAGTTTGAAATGAAATTTGCCAATCACCATCCATGAGAGCAAGATCGAAAACATGATCCCTGATGGCTATAAATGGCTGTGGTCCATTCTGTGATGGTTTCATGAGTACGCAGTATTGCCTCCTAAggctacaccctacaccatgaGAAAATATAGCCATAGTAATGTAGTTTCAGGGGGTTGCATTGCCACATCAATGCTTCAGGGTCCCCAGTTTGGTCCTGAGCACAGGttactgtgtggagtttctcagagttctctggtttcctcacaCATGCTAGAGTTGGAACGCTTATAATCAACCGTGAAATGAGATCTGTAAAGACCCATCTAGGTTCTAGTCATATCTTACAACCAGACCCACACTTAAAGGTAAGCTTGTTTGTTGTGATGCAGTTCCAAAAGTCTCAGGAGCAAAGTGTAGTATTGGTTGTTCCTTctgaaattttcattttaaGGGCCCagttaatgaaatgattttcATCACATCACCCTACAAATGGATGGCCCTACATTCGAAGTGCCCTTGTTAGGACTCATCACTTCCAAATGGACTGCAAATAATGTCATTCTTCTCAGAGCAGTTGCCAAATTTAATTAACGTTTTTCCAAAGTGGTTGGATTGCACCCATTTCCAAACCATCCATAGTGTCATGATTCTATTCTTCCATCTTCAGGAGCAACACAGGATTTTAATTTAATCAAAATTATACAGTGACCATAGTTTACAGGACCCATGTGCTGTCTGTGCCCATTCAGACTGGTCATGAAATCTAAAGATAGAAATATTTTatgacaaagaaaagaatttaaaaacaagAGCTTAAAATGGCCCTTATTGTACAATTATATCACAAATAGAAATGGGTAAATAAAATGGGTTTAACTGAATTGCTTAAAAAGAACGAGGTGAAATGGTGTGAATGAGAAAACCATCGATCTTTTCTACCTGTTGTTGGCTGATGGAAAAAGGCTGCTGGAAGACAGTCCAGAGGATGCCCTCATCACAGCCTGGTGTGGTCAGAGAACCTGAGTAACGGTAGTAACTGGAAAGCTTCTCCAACGAAGGCAAGATATCAGTCACTTGGAATTCTGTGACATTACTGGTGTTCCCTTTACGAATACAATAATCACATAACACGTTTGGTTTATTTACCTTTCCTGCAAATGCTATTTCCAAAGCCCACACTATTATATAAGGCTTCCTCTAGTGCACAACACCGCTAACCAGGTAATAGCAACCTAGATTAGCTAGTGTGATGCTAGATTAGCTAGTAATACTCAAATCTTCTCATGTAACCAGCTCAACAAATTATGCTATTTTAGACCCTTGCTGTCGTGCTGTCGTCTCTTAGATGACGAATCCAGGCAAGTTAGCATCAGACAATGTCACATGAGCTCACCATTATATGGAATTCTTCCCAAAGCCTGAATCAGTTGATCGAACTTCTGGTTTTCTTCTGTAGACACCTAAGGCAAAGAATAAGAACATCATGTTATTATTAAAGGAATAGCTATGCACTGCATAATTCTGTTTACTTTACAACCACAAATATGCTCATAATACCTCATAAAAGAAGGCAAGAACTGCTACCCCTACTGTATCATTCATGGCTTCCTTCAGTGTTTTGTACTGCTCTTTTATGTGAACAATATGGAGCTGTAGAATAGATGAAAAACCACAAAATATAGCGGTCACTGGTTCAACAAAGAATTCATGTTGCTTTCTTTTAAACTAAATATCTGAAGGTGATATCTCACTTCCATAGGATACTGCTCCCCATCAACGGTGTGTTCTGAGCCTGGTCCGTCATTCACTCCCCAGTGGAGATGCAGCTGAAGGGCCTGGTAGGTGGTAGGCAGATCCCCGCCTCGGATCCGCAGAGATGGAGGAAGTGTAAGCACGGCTAAGAAAGTGTGAAATGATACCAACAAGAAGGCAGACTTCATTTGTGCTgagtacatccatccatccattgtctatacccgcctTATTCCTAatttagggtcacagggatctgctggagtctatcccagcacacattgggtgaaaggcaggggtacaccctggacaggtcaccagtccatcacagggccacacatatagacagacaaccacacacacttacattcacaatttaaaattaccaatcaacctaatgtacatgtttttggactgtgagaggaaaccagagtacccggagtaaaccctcgcaggcacggggagaacatgcaaactccacacagaaaggaccctgcctgttcgaacccgagatttggacccaggaccttcttatGCTGAATTACAATCAAACCCTAAATAGGTGTAAGGAAACAAAAATAGGCAAACATACTGCttgaattaaaagaaaaagaacaaatgaaatTGCAGAGTCACCGGTGTTTCCGAGGTTCTGCACACTGACGTTCAGAGGTTGTGTGTAACCTTCAAAGATGATGGGGGTTAGACGGGGGTTGAGCCTCGCCTTGCGTGTGACAATGTTAATGGGTGACTGGTTCTGGCCTCCACAATCTGGAAAGTCTTTATCCCACTCACTGGGCTCTGaaacattaatttattattattagtaattaaTTCATCTTTAATAAGAGCTTCATCTTGGTTAGGGTTGTGATGGATCAGGAGTCTTCATCTTAGCACTGAGTGAAACCTGGATGGAGTCC from Hemibagrus wyckioides isolate EC202008001 linkage group LG18, SWU_Hwy_1.0, whole genome shotgun sequence harbors:
- the ca4c gene encoding carbonic anhydrase IV c, which encodes MWFTLLVSCLLLAPCIHSVQWCYQSQYSCEDSCREPSEWDKDFPDCGGQNQSPINIVTRKARLNPRLTPIIFEGYTQPLNVSVQNLGNTAVLTLPPSLRIRGGDLPTTYQALQLHLHWGVNDGPGSEHTVDGEQYPMELHIVHIKEQYKTLKEAMNDTVGVAVLAFFYEVSTEENQKFDQLIQALGRIPYNGNTSNVTEFQVTDILPSLEKLSSYYRYSGSLTTPGCDEGILWTVFQQPFSISQQQLVNITRQMWFERGKPMVQNFRPVQKLNGRTVYKSTACSCTSSGPVFLCLCLLCILLLIEGIFT